A part of Streptomyces sp. NBC_01276 genomic DNA contains:
- a CDS encoding ATP/GTP-binding protein: protein MLSRAAAAALLLAGVLAPAAQAADGPGGGVCRGATMFVKVCAQDGSSRPGAGGARPAGTSGGGGDSGPSCTYTRLVPQPPPDNSAWQGHQYTGEKGAVYGVNCPDRQGAYMVWIADGQEPAAPRIDPETLARQAADSMKLAGPAVASPRAAGTYVVGMPMWMWVDPSPTTFGPNTASATAGGVTVTATAKVSSIAWNMGDGTTVTCTGPGTRYDASMGKAFSPDCGHRYTRPSSTSGGKYAGTATATWTVRWQAPALGDAGSFTEARQTPFTVDVHEVQVLN, encoded by the coding sequence GTGCTGAGCAGGGCGGCCGCGGCCGCCCTGCTCCTGGCGGGCGTTCTCGCGCCGGCCGCGCAGGCGGCCGACGGGCCGGGCGGCGGCGTCTGCCGGGGCGCGACGATGTTCGTGAAGGTGTGCGCGCAGGACGGGAGCAGCCGGCCGGGGGCGGGCGGGGCCCGGCCCGCCGGCACGTCCGGCGGCGGAGGCGACTCCGGGCCCTCGTGCACATACACCCGGCTCGTTCCCCAGCCTCCGCCGGACAACAGCGCCTGGCAGGGGCACCAGTACACGGGCGAGAAGGGCGCGGTGTACGGCGTGAACTGCCCCGACCGGCAGGGCGCCTACATGGTGTGGATCGCGGACGGCCAGGAGCCGGCCGCGCCGCGGATCGACCCGGAGACGCTGGCGCGGCAGGCGGCCGACTCCATGAAGCTCGCGGGCCCCGCCGTCGCCAGCCCCAGGGCGGCCGGCACGTACGTGGTCGGGATGCCGATGTGGATGTGGGTGGACCCGAGCCCGACGACGTTCGGGCCGAACACCGCGTCGGCCACGGCCGGCGGCGTCACGGTCACCGCGACGGCCAAGGTCTCGTCCATCGCGTGGAACATGGGCGACGGCACCACGGTCACCTGCACCGGGCCCGGCACCCGCTACGACGCCTCGATGGGCAAGGCGTTCTCCCCCGACTGCGGCCACCGCTACACGCGCCCGTCCTCCACGTCCGGCGGGAAGTACGCCGGGACGGCGACGGCCACCTGGACCGTGCGGTGGCAGGCCCCGGCCCTCGGGGACGCCGGATCGTTCACCGAGGCACGCCAGACCCCGTTCACCGTGGACGTCCACGAGGTCCAGGTCCTGAACTGA